A genomic segment from Triticum dicoccoides isolate Atlit2015 ecotype Zavitan chromosome 1A, WEW_v2.0, whole genome shotgun sequence encodes:
- the LOC119268227 gene encoding uncharacterized protein LOC119268227 has product MLDAFEEATEEYQNQLHLYKQWTNDDARASSILVNSMDVDLTMDVVALTTAYQMWEHLRHRYESTGNAMYLFVVRQEQQLQQGDATVDDFYKEMSAVWRQLDSLGADVCRRCQCCVRQQAKLEVRRLYDFLTRLRPEFEQSRAQLLARHPRLSTLEALAEVRSEEVRLRSTGLLPSSSAVLAARVPPPLPGVPSSTQVAATSTSAFCNYCKQDGHMITECIKRRKQGRRGGRPQKDSGGSSNSREGSLEKVHQEMLTLLRRLTASAPSSGSAGSAGQTSGPPPHSSSGSSYGDSGWDRSSAP; this is encoded by the exons ATGCTAGATGCTTTTGAAGAGGCCACTGAAGAGTATCAGAATCAACTCCACTTATACAAGCAATGGACAAATGATGATGCTCGAGCCTCTTCTATCTTGGTGAACAGCATGGATGTTGATCTCACCATGGATGTGGTGGCCCTTACCACTGCATATCAGATGTGGGAGCACCTTCGCCATCGCTATGAGTCTACAGGGAATGCCATGTATCTCTTTGTTGTTCGTCAAGAGCAACAACTACAACAGGGAGATGCTACTGTGGATGATTTCTACAAGGAGATGTCGGCGGTGTGGCGCCAATTGGACTCTCTGGGAGCTGATGTTTGTCGCAGATGTCAGTGTTGTGTGCGGCAACAAGCTAAGCTGGAGGTTCGTCGCCTCTATGACTTCCTCACTCGCCTCCGGCCGGAGTTCGAGCAGAGTCGTGCTCAGCTATTGGCACGCCATCCTCGGCTCTCTACTCTGGAGGCCCTTGCTGAGGTGCGATCTGAGGAGGTGCGCCTACGGAGCACGGGCTTATTGCCATCCTCTTCAGCAGTCCTGGCTGCCCGCGTTCCACCACCGCTGCCTGGTGTGCCCTCTTCTACACAGGTGGCAGCAACCTCCACTAGTGCTTTCTGCAACTACTGCAAGCAGGATGGTCACATGATCACGGAGTGCATCAAGAGGAGGAAACAGGGTCGCCGTGGTGGCCGTCCTCAAAAGGACTCGGGAGGCTCCTCTAATTCTCGTGAGGGCTCCCTTGAGAAGGTTCACCAGGAGATGCTCACCTTGCTGCGCCGCCTTACTGCTTCTGCACCATCCTCAGGTTCTGCTGGTTCTGCTGGTCAGACGTCTGGTCCACCACCGCACTCTTCGTCAG GATCGTCGTACGGGGACTCTGGTTGGGATCGGTCTTCGGCGCCATGA